A stretch of Candidatus Sericytochromatia bacterium DNA encodes these proteins:
- a CDS encoding single-stranded DNA-binding protein — translation MAASHPVSLALQQAAAELSHAVQGLSFAPPVTHVYNPLEYARSCHLAYLERYGQGRKRVLFWGMNPGPYGMAQTGVPFGEIASVRDFLGLEQPVGAPLSPHPARPVLGFACPRSEVSGRRWWGAIARAFGDADAFFEDHLVLNYCPLMFLEASGRNRTPDQLPVRERAPLLAVCDRHMRRVVELLEPAWVIGVGHFAEARARHALAGMALGIGRVSHPSPASPAANRGWEALFLEELAALGLSPAAAAHQPVRKLSSGPTTS, via the coding sequence TTGGCTGCCTCGCATCCGGTATCGCTTGCGCTGCAACAGGCCGCCGCGGAACTGTCCCACGCGGTGCAGGGCTTGTCTTTCGCGCCCCCTGTCACCCACGTCTACAACCCCTTGGAATACGCCCGCTCCTGCCACCTGGCCTACCTTGAACGCTACGGGCAGGGTCGCAAGCGGGTGCTTTTTTGGGGGATGAACCCGGGCCCCTACGGAATGGCACAGACGGGTGTGCCTTTCGGGGAAATCGCCTCCGTGCGAGACTTTCTGGGGCTCGAACAGCCGGTCGGAGCGCCCCTCAGCCCCCATCCGGCGCGTCCGGTGCTGGGCTTTGCCTGTCCCCGCAGCGAGGTCTCGGGGCGGCGCTGGTGGGGGGCGATCGCCCGTGCCTTCGGAGACGCCGATGCCTTCTTCGAGGACCATCTGGTGCTCAACTACTGTCCCCTGATGTTCCTGGAGGCGAGCGGCCGCAACCGTACGCCGGATCAGTTACCGGTTCGCGAACGCGCCCCCTTGCTGGCCGTCTGCGATCGCCATATGCGGCGGGTCGTGGAATTGCTGGAACCGGCCTGGGTGATTGGCGTGGGCCATTTCGCCGAAGCCCGGGCGCGCCATGCCCTGGCGGGCATGGCGCTTGGCATCGGCCGCGTCAGCCATCCGAGCCCGGCCAGTCCGGCCGCCAACCGTGGCTGGGAGGCCTTGTTTCTGGAGGAGCTGGCCGCGCTTGGCCTGAGCCCTGCGGCGGCCGCTCACCAGCCGGTGCGGAAGCTCTCGAGCGGCCCGACCACCTCCTGA